A window of the Helianthus annuus cultivar XRQ/B chromosome 4, HanXRQr2.0-SUNRISE, whole genome shotgun sequence genome harbors these coding sequences:
- the LOC110937380 gene encoding eukaryotic translation initiation factor 1A, whose product MPKNKGKGGKNRKRGKNEADDEKRELVFKEDGQEYAQVLRMLGNGRCEAMCIDGTKRLSHIRGKMHKKVWIAAGDIILVGLRDYQDDKADVILKYMPDEARLLKAYGELPENIRLNEGIAGGGIDEDDDNAGDDYIEFEDEDIDKI is encoded by the coding sequence ATGCCGAAGAACAAAGGAAAAGGAGGAAAGAATCGCAAGAGAGGTAAGAACGAAGCCGACGATGAAAAGCGTGAATTAGTCTTCAAAGAAGACGGTCAGGAATACGCACAGGTCCTCCGTATGCTCGGCAACGGCCGTTGCGAAGCCATGTGTATCGACGGCACAAAGCGCCTCTCTCACATCCGCGGTAAGATGCACAAGAAGGTATGGATTGCCGCTGGTGACATTATTCTAGTCGGTTTACGTGATTATCAGGATGACAAGGCTGACGTCATCCTCAAATACATGCCTGATGAGGCTAGACTGTTGAAGGCGTACGGTGAGTTGCCGGAGAATATTAGGCTGAATGAAGGGATTGCTGGTGGTGGaattgatgaggatgatgataaTGCTGGTGATGATTATATTGAGTTTGAAGATGAAGATATTGATAAGATTTAG